Proteins co-encoded in one Haloarcula sp. DT43 genomic window:
- a CDS encoding DUF7097 family protein, with protein MEKAPGGTSVGVDDPYDHVRRCDFVTDEGKCRWAREHGHHDPEFADARSADGFRCPAAVAPEDAEADAEPEWDWSDCPHFRSRNHDRECVRCGLEERRMAHSDDRPLLEEHHLSYRGDGEELSHEITVYLCRWCHAKVHQSWARLGDDANPDSEAIAEREQRRSEEQSELGFESAADRYDGS; from the coding sequence ATGGAGAAGGCACCGGGGGGCACCTCCGTCGGCGTCGACGACCCGTACGACCACGTCCGGCGGTGCGACTTCGTCACCGACGAGGGGAAGTGTCGCTGGGCGCGCGAGCACGGCCACCACGACCCCGAGTTCGCCGACGCCCGCAGCGCCGACGGCTTCCGCTGTCCGGCGGCAGTCGCACCGGAGGACGCAGAGGCCGACGCAGAGCCGGAGTGGGACTGGAGCGACTGCCCGCACTTCCGCTCACGGAACCACGACCGGGAGTGCGTTCGCTGTGGGCTCGAAGAGCGGCGGATGGCCCACTCCGACGACCGACCGCTGCTCGAGGAACACCACCTCTCGTACCGCGGGGACGGCGAGGAGCTATCACACGAGATAACGGTATACCTCTGCCGGTGGTGTCACGCGAAGGTTCACCAGTCGTGGGCGCGGCTCGGCGACGACGCGAATCCGGACTCAGAAGCCATTGCAGAGCGTGAACAGCGCCGTTCTGAGGAACAGTCGGAACTGGGGTTCGAGTCGGCCGCCGACCGCTACGACGGTTCGTGA
- a CDS encoding DUF192 domain-containing protein, whose translation MRLVHDPDGAARPLATEVAYAESPLEQSRGLMFRSSIPDDYALVFPFDRPSRQFIHMLFVRFPLDVLWLVDDEVQAVETLRPWRSVGYAKADTVVELPGGAAAGVSEGDTVRLVS comes from the coding sequence ATGCGGCTCGTCCACGACCCCGACGGCGCGGCCCGCCCCCTCGCGACGGAGGTAGCGTACGCCGAGTCGCCCCTCGAACAGAGTCGGGGGCTGATGTTCCGGTCGTCGATTCCCGACGACTACGCGCTCGTGTTCCCGTTCGACCGGCCCAGCCGGCAGTTCATCCACATGCTGTTCGTCCGGTTCCCCCTCGACGTGCTCTGGCTCGTCGACGACGAGGTTCAGGCCGTCGAGACTCTCAGACCCTGGCGGTCGGTCGGCTACGCGAAGGCGGACACCGTCGTCGAACTCCCCGGCGGTGCCGCCGCCGGCGTCTCCGAGGGCGATACGGTTCGGCTCGTCTCCTGA
- a CDS encoding (R)-citramalate synthase, which yields MRALSDVGEVQFLDTTLRDGEQAPGVSLTPDDKADIARSLDAARIDVIEAGSACTGPGERETISRVAGLDLDATVTSFCRGIQNDIDLALECGVDGINLVVPASDKHVEQKVGTSKDENVEMTVELVEYATDHGLWVEVIGEDGSRADLDYLEELLGAAIDAGADRVCWADTVGHATPDRALECVSRLSDLGPVSTHTHDDLGLAVTNALVSIAAGADLVHGTINGIGERAGNVALEEVAIALDHGYGVETMDLTEVHDLAQLIANRTGIPLAPNKAVVGENAFTHESGIHTDGTLKDDSMYEPYPPEKVGRERRLALGKHAGRAGVRAALDEHDVEVTEDQLSDIVARVKEIGDRGKRVTDADLLTIADEVTGDARDRRVELLGLTAVSGSDTPTASVRLAVDGEERKEAAVGSGPVDAAMNAAEVALSHTADATLEAYHVDAITGGTDALVTVEIEMSRGDDHVVVSASDSDITRASVRAMVDAMDRLVADDEEPLVADD from the coding sequence ATGCGTGCCCTCTCAGACGTCGGTGAGGTACAGTTTCTCGACACGACACTGCGCGACGGCGAGCAAGCGCCCGGGGTCTCGCTGACGCCGGACGACAAGGCCGACATCGCCCGCTCGCTCGACGCGGCGCGTATCGACGTCATCGAAGCCGGGAGCGCCTGTACCGGGCCCGGCGAGCGCGAGACCATCTCGCGGGTCGCGGGGCTCGACCTCGACGCGACGGTGACGAGCTTCTGTCGCGGCATCCAGAACGACATCGACCTCGCACTGGAGTGTGGTGTCGACGGCATCAACCTCGTCGTTCCGGCCAGCGACAAACACGTCGAGCAGAAGGTCGGGACCTCGAAAGACGAGAACGTCGAGATGACCGTCGAACTGGTGGAGTACGCCACCGACCACGGTCTGTGGGTCGAGGTCATCGGCGAGGACGGCTCGCGGGCCGACCTGGACTACCTCGAAGAGCTGCTCGGAGCCGCAATCGACGCCGGCGCGGACCGCGTCTGCTGGGCCGATACCGTCGGTCACGCGACGCCGGACCGGGCCCTCGAATGCGTCTCGCGGCTCTCGGACCTGGGACCGGTCAGCACCCACACCCACGACGACCTGGGGCTCGCGGTGACGAACGCCCTGGTCTCCATCGCGGCGGGCGCGGACCTCGTCCACGGGACCATCAACGGCATCGGCGAACGGGCCGGCAACGTCGCACTGGAGGAGGTCGCAATCGCGCTGGACCACGGTTACGGGGTCGAGACGATGGACCTGACCGAGGTCCACGACCTCGCCCAGCTCATCGCCAACCGGACCGGCATCCCGCTGGCCCCGAACAAGGCCGTGGTCGGCGAGAACGCCTTCACCCACGAGTCCGGCATCCACACCGACGGGACGCTCAAGGACGACTCGATGTACGAGCCGTACCCACCCGAGAAGGTCGGCCGCGAGCGCCGCCTCGCGCTCGGCAAGCACGCCGGCCGCGCGGGGGTCCGGGCCGCCCTCGACGAACACGACGTGGAGGTGACCGAGGACCAGCTCTCGGACATCGTCGCCCGCGTCAAGGAAATCGGCGACCGCGGCAAGCGGGTCACCGACGCCGATCTGCTGACCATCGCCGACGAGGTGACCGGCGACGCGCGCGACCGCCGGGTCGAACTGCTCGGCCTGACCGCCGTCTCCGGCTCCGATACGCCGACTGCCAGCGTCCGGCTCGCGGTCGACGGCGAGGAGCGCAAGGAGGCGGCGGTCGGCTCCGGACCGGTCGACGCCGCGATGAACGCCGCGGAGGTGGCGCTGTCCCACACCGCCGACGCGACGCTCGAAGCCTACCACGTCGACGCCATCACCGGCGGGACGGACGCGCTCGTGACCGTCGAAATCGAGATGTCCCGCGGCGACGACCACGTCGTCGTCTCCGCCAGCGACTCCGACATCACCCGTGCGTCCGTGCGCGCGATGGTGGACGCGATGGACCGGCTCGTCGCCGACGACGAGGAACCGCTCGTCGCCGACGACTGA
- a CDS encoding terpene synthase family protein yields the protein MSVESPTADAEDLLEEVRTTSLPDEVAELADEYERVCGERDRFLWQWIYSLFPEFTLSSVHPAHADHVRKQKTILTMYVTILDDIVENDGDRDTFEEARRLVQDPSAMDPSRAAVSEEYFAFIERVWREFEGGLTDAPRVDEFYDVFTYDMRQTLNAMDYSAVVNENPRIANLSGAETYGAHNMVMFPYAAVDLMYSPDFELADYGTVRDLIWDLQEMARIGNWLTTWEREVKEGDYTAGIVVLALQEGLVTPDELEDPDGKAELIDRIKAEQFESRFRDRWADIYQSVRDREFDTESVDLDALVRGMETVFQYHEASRGHK from the coding sequence ATGAGTGTTGAGTCCCCCACGGCCGATGCCGAGGACCTCCTCGAAGAGGTCCGGACGACCAGCCTGCCCGACGAGGTCGCGGAGCTGGCCGACGAGTACGAGCGGGTCTGTGGCGAGCGCGACCGGTTCCTCTGGCAGTGGATTTACTCGCTGTTCCCCGAGTTCACGCTCTCCTCCGTCCACCCGGCCCACGCCGACCACGTCCGGAAACAGAAGACCATACTCACGATGTACGTCACCATCCTGGACGACATCGTTGAGAACGACGGCGACCGGGATACCTTCGAGGAGGCCCGGCGACTCGTCCAGGACCCGTCGGCCATGGACCCGAGCCGTGCGGCGGTAAGCGAGGAGTACTTCGCCTTCATCGAGCGCGTGTGGCGGGAGTTCGAGGGCGGCCTGACCGACGCGCCGCGCGTCGACGAGTTCTACGACGTGTTCACCTACGACATGCGACAGACGCTGAACGCGATGGACTACAGCGCCGTCGTCAACGAGAACCCCCGGATTGCGAACCTCAGCGGGGCCGAAACGTACGGGGCGCACAACATGGTAATGTTTCCCTACGCGGCTGTCGACCTCATGTACTCGCCGGATTTCGAACTCGCCGACTACGGCACAGTCCGGGACCTCATCTGGGACCTCCAGGAGATGGCCCGCATCGGCAACTGGCTCACGACCTGGGAGCGGGAAGTCAAGGAAGGCGACTACACCGCCGGCATCGTCGTGCTGGCGCTTCAGGAGGGACTCGTCACGCCGGACGAGCTGGAAGACCCCGACGGGAAGGCGGAACTCATTGACCGAATCAAAGCCGAGCAGTTCGAGTCCCGGTTCCGGGACCGGTGGGCCGACATCTACCAGTCCGTGCGCGACCGCGAGTTCGACACGGAGAGCGTGGACCTCGACGCGCTGGTCAGGGGTATGGAGACGGTGTTCCAGTACCACGAGGCCAGCCGCGGCCACAAGTAA